From Laspinema palackyanum D2c, one genomic window encodes:
- a CDS encoding DUF2256 domain-containing protein, with protein sequence MGRVRAKADFPEKICPVCQRPFTWRKKWADCWDEVKYCSERCRRRRSQAQSLE encoded by the coding sequence ATGGGCCGAGTCCGAGCAAAAGCTGACTTTCCCGAAAAAATCTGCCCCGTCTGTCAACGTCCCTTTACCTGGCGGAAAAAATGGGCGGATTGTTGGGATGAGGTGAAATACTGCTCGGAACGCTGTCGCCGTCGCCGTTCCCAAGCTCAATCCCTAGAATAA
- a CDS encoding N-6 DNA methylase — MNLERDSKAVYRQIRNYLVGRFLGATRDETLLQETIKCLFCKLYFQQNPSLFDPIHDRTNVEAIARRYHKSFAQLRLLLPTLFPPEQPLLLDPHSLAQIDILLNTANLETPLHDPFGDIYEVFMGSQIRGQEGQFFTPMNAIALLVALVNPRPGETLIDPACGAGGFLSVAARHLKTAGASVPQILSTVFGLDKDQYLAGLAATRLSLLTLKSAQVFCADSLAWELESLAPNFAINPDNNSSNSQPLPFPTQVGEFDIVLTNPPFGSRIVAASPQVQATFELGYRWRLEKDSLSFKKLPKLQPSVPPQVLFMERCLSLVRPGGRIGMVVPESLISSKTYRYVVDYIQSKSVIKAVIGMPDVLFKISGKGGTHTKTCLLLLQKKLGITAEDESNPSIFMAEAQWCGRDSRGQPIDRDDLPEIAARYRDYEKGILRKPSQLGYWMTCDRIQNGILAPHYYNPAAISELANLQNSHDFISMGDLISQGMIEVSSGDEVGKLAYGTGNIPFIRTSDISNWEIKADPKHSVSEEIYQSLAAKQDLREGDILMVRDGTYLIGTCALITADDTHILYQSHFYKLRVRETCPFCCYLLLAALSSVPVQKQILAKRLTQDIIDSLGNRIQELILPIPKDQGRRDNIAQMVKQTIQHRIEARKLARQACLELIAGCNPDLWQK, encoded by the coding sequence ATGAACCTAGAACGAGATTCTAAAGCGGTGTATCGACAGATTCGGAATTATCTCGTGGGTCGCTTCCTCGGTGCAACTCGGGATGAAACCTTACTGCAAGAAACAATAAAATGCTTATTTTGCAAGCTGTATTTTCAGCAAAATCCGTCCTTATTTGACCCGATTCATGACAGAACAAATGTAGAGGCGATCGCCCGTCGATATCATAAGTCTTTTGCCCAACTGCGTCTACTTTTGCCGACCCTGTTTCCCCCTGAGCAACCTTTGCTTCTCGACCCTCATAGTCTGGCTCAAATTGATATCCTGCTGAATACTGCTAACTTGGAAACCCCCCTTCATGACCCCTTTGGAGACATCTATGAAGTGTTTATGGGGTCACAGATTCGCGGACAGGAAGGGCAGTTTTTTACGCCAATGAATGCGATCGCCTTATTGGTGGCTTTAGTCAATCCTCGTCCTGGAGAAACCCTCATTGATCCAGCTTGTGGGGCGGGTGGATTTTTAAGTGTGGCGGCTCGCCATTTAAAAACAGCCGGTGCCTCTGTTCCACAAATCCTCTCTACAGTTTTTGGACTAGATAAAGACCAGTATCTCGCCGGATTAGCGGCAACTCGTTTATCTCTGTTGACCCTCAAATCGGCTCAGGTCTTTTGTGCGGATTCCCTCGCTTGGGAACTGGAATCTCTCGCCCCCAATTTTGCCATAAATCCTGACAATAATTCATCCAATTCCCAGCCTTTGCCCTTCCCAACTCAGGTCGGTGAATTTGATATTGTCCTGACCAATCCTCCCTTTGGGAGTCGCATTGTTGCCGCATCTCCCCAGGTTCAGGCTACCTTTGAATTGGGATATCGATGGCGGTTAGAAAAAGATAGCCTATCTTTTAAAAAACTGCCCAAATTGCAACCTTCTGTACCCCCCCAGGTCTTATTTATGGAACGATGTTTATCCCTGGTTCGGCCCGGAGGTCGGATTGGCATGGTGGTTCCTGAAAGTCTAATTTCTAGCAAAACCTATCGGTATGTGGTGGATTATATCCAGTCAAAATCTGTGATTAAAGCCGTGATTGGAATGCCCGATGTGTTATTTAAAATCTCCGGAAAAGGCGGCACACATACCAAAACTTGTCTCCTTTTATTACAAAAAAAATTGGGGATAACAGCAGAGGATGAAAGCAACCCCTCTATTTTCATGGCGGAGGCTCAATGGTGCGGACGGGATAGCCGGGGACAACCGATTGACCGAGATGATTTACCGGAAATTGCCGCCCGCTACCGAGACTATGAAAAAGGAATTTTAAGGAAACCGAGTCAGTTAGGCTATTGGATGACTTGTGATCGCATTCAAAATGGCATTTTAGCCCCGCATTATTACAATCCCGCTGCTATTTCAGAATTAGCCAACCTCCAAAACAGTCATGACTTTATTTCTATGGGAGATTTGATATCCCAAGGGATGATAGAGGTCAGCAGTGGCGATGAAGTGGGAAAATTGGCCTATGGGACAGGAAATATTCCTTTTATCCGCACTTCAGATATTTCTAATTGGGAAATTAAAGCCGACCCTAAACATTCGGTGAGTGAAGAAATTTATCAATCCTTAGCTGCAAAACAGGACCTGCGCGAGGGAGATATTTTGATGGTGCGCGATGGCACTTATTTAATTGGAACTTGTGCGTTGATTACCGCTGATGATACGCACATCCTTTATCAAAGTCATTTCTATAAATTGCGCGTTCGGGAAACCTGTCCTTTCTGTTGTTATTTGTTGTTGGCGGCCCTAAGTTCAGTCCCGGTGCAAAAACAAATCTTGGCAAAGCGTTTAACCCAGGATATTATTGATTCTCTAGGGAATCGAATTCAGGAGTTGATTTTACCGATTCCCAAGGATCAAGGGCGTCGGGACAACATCGCGCAGATGGTTAAACAGACGATTCAACACCGAATAGAAGCTCGAAAATTGGCCCGCCAAGCTTGTTTAGAATTAATTGCAGGATGTAACCCAGACTTATGGCAGAAATGA
- a CDS encoding response regulator: MNFLDAEQSKILVVDDHPASRMTAVALLSVEGYEILEADSGPSALACVKETQPDLILLDVMMPGMDGFEVCRHLKQDEQTRLIPIIFVTALNDRRSRIRGIEAGGDDFLTKPFDHLELSARVKSLVRQKRLNEDLDHAEQVLFSIARTVESRDPNTGDHCERLVSRGQAFGEFLHLSRNEIRDLMWGGYLHDIGKVGIPDGVLLKTGKLTAQEWEIMKQHVVIGEKICLPLRTMRGVRPLIRHHHERWDGTGYPDGLVGDEIPYIAQVFQVVDIYDALTSERPYKQAFTSEKALEIMAEETAKGWRNPQLVEQFTTFIRTTEMGEPARAVNRIHLIESEEPAAIAGSWRLANG, translated from the coding sequence GTGAACTTCCTTGATGCAGAACAGTCCAAAATTCTCGTCGTAGACGATCATCCAGCCAGCCGGATGACGGCAGTGGCTCTTTTGTCCGTAGAAGGGTATGAAATTCTGGAAGCTGACAGTGGCCCTAGTGCCCTGGCTTGTGTGAAGGAAACCCAGCCCGATTTAATTCTGCTGGACGTCATGATGCCTGGAATGGATGGATTTGAGGTATGCCGCCATCTGAAACAAGATGAGCAAACCCGCCTGATTCCCATCATTTTCGTGACCGCACTCAATGATCGGCGATCGCGGATCCGGGGGATTGAAGCGGGAGGTGATGACTTCCTGACTAAACCCTTCGATCATCTAGAACTATCCGCCCGAGTGAAATCCCTTGTCCGCCAAAAACGGCTCAATGAGGACCTCGACCATGCGGAACAAGTCCTCTTTTCCATTGCCCGGACTGTGGAAAGTCGCGACCCCAATACCGGGGACCACTGCGAACGATTGGTCTCTCGTGGACAAGCGTTTGGCGAGTTTCTCCACCTTTCCCGCAATGAAATTCGCGATTTAATGTGGGGGGGATACCTCCATGACATCGGCAAAGTGGGGATTCCCGATGGGGTGTTACTCAAAACCGGGAAACTCACCGCCCAAGAGTGGGAAATCATGAAACAGCACGTGGTGATTGGGGAGAAAATTTGTCTACCCCTGCGAACCATGCGCGGCGTCCGTCCTCTGATTCGCCATCATCACGAACGATGGGATGGGACGGGATATCCCGATGGGTTGGTGGGGGATGAAATTCCCTACATTGCCCAAGTGTTTCAAGTGGTGGACATTTACGATGCCCTCACCAGCGAACGGCCCTATAAACAGGCGTTTACCTCAGAAAAAGCCCTGGAAATTATGGCTGAAGAAACGGCGAAGGGATGGCGTAACCCGCAACTGGTGGAACAATTTACGACTTTTATTCGGACGACGGAGATGGGAGAACCGGCAAGGGCAGTCAATCGCATTCACCTGATTGAATCAGAAGAACCCGCTGCGATCGCCGGAAGTTGGCGTCTTGCCAATGGCTAG
- a CDS encoding isoaspartyl peptidase/L-asparaginase — protein MTTGAVQPKLIIHGGAGNSLKDKGGLEAVRGALHTIIEEVYGILMQGASATEAVVRGCKLLEDEPRFNAGTGSVLQSDGQIRMSAALMDGTLQRFSGTINVSRVKNPIDLALFLQNSPDRVLSDFGSAELLRELQLPIHNPLTDKRLQEWMEERKDNFSRSMANVVAESSGRGTIGVVVLDREGKIAAGTSTGGKGFERIGRVSDSAMPAGNYANPKAGISCTGIGEDIIDECLAARIVVRVTDGLSLMNAFERSFAEAERNKRDFGAIGIDATGAIAWGKTCEVVLAAYHTGDRIGDALEMSPEMGVGIA, from the coding sequence ATGACAACGGGTGCGGTACAACCCAAGCTGATCATTCACGGTGGCGCGGGGAACTCTCTTAAAGACAAAGGTGGACTTGAAGCGGTGCGCGGCGCGCTCCATACCATTATAGAGGAAGTGTATGGTATCTTAATGCAAGGGGCCTCTGCCACGGAAGCGGTGGTGCGCGGATGCAAACTCCTGGAAGACGAACCGCGTTTTAATGCCGGGACAGGTTCGGTGTTGCAATCTGATGGACAAATTCGGATGAGTGCAGCATTAATGGATGGCACTTTGCAACGCTTTAGCGGAACAATCAATGTCTCTCGGGTTAAAAATCCCATCGATTTAGCCCTATTTTTACAGAATTCCCCCGATCGCGTGTTGTCGGATTTCGGTTCAGCAGAATTGTTGCGCGAATTGCAACTGCCGATTCATAATCCACTCACGGATAAGCGGTTGCAGGAGTGGATGGAGGAACGCAAAGATAATTTTTCCCGCAGTATGGCGAATGTGGTGGCAGAATCCTCGGGACGGGGAACGATTGGGGTTGTGGTACTCGATCGCGAGGGTAAAATTGCTGCAGGAACCTCCACGGGAGGGAAAGGATTTGAGCGAATCGGGCGCGTCAGCGATTCGGCAATGCCTGCGGGAAATTACGCCAATCCCAAGGCGGGAATTAGTTGCACAGGAATTGGGGAAGATATTATCGATGAGTGTCTCGCGGCGCGAATTGTGGTGCGTGTGACGGATGGATTATCGTTGATGAATGCTTTTGAGCGATCGTTTGCAGAAGCGGAACGGAATAAACGAGATTTCGGGGCGATCGGGATTGATGCTACAGGCGCGATCGCCTGGGGTAAAACTTGTGAGGTGGTTCTCGCTGCCTATCACACCGGCGATCGCATCGGCGATGCCTTGGAAATGAGTCCAGAAATGGGTGTCGGCATCGCCTAG
- a CDS encoding tRNA (5-methylaminomethyl-2-thiouridine)(34)-methyltransferase MnmD yields MAEMMPLTPQQTSDGSFTFYSPEFGELFHSYHGARQEARCKFVEPTELAEKAQNPQVRVLDLCYGLGYNTASALETIWSINPACWVEWVGLELDAAIPQAAIAQGLLQSWRSPIPKLLAALVSAEAEGESTIPGVHCSVLELQGESRCARTVSTPQFQGTLWLGDARKTIQQVVNQGFQADAIFLDPFSPPHCPQLWTVEFLGWVARCLSPTGRLATYSCSASVRTALMAAGLKIGATAPVGRRSPGTVASFCDRDLPPLSPQEQEHLQTRAAIPYRDPTLSDTAEEIRQRRQQEQDLSPLEPTSNWKKRWASIAEK; encoded by the coding sequence ATGGCAGAAATGATGCCCTTGACGCCTCAACAGACCTCTGATGGGTCTTTTACGTTTTATTCCCCGGAATTTGGCGAGCTGTTTCATTCGTACCACGGGGCGCGCCAAGAGGCGCGGTGTAAATTTGTAGAACCCACGGAGTTAGCGGAGAAAGCCCAAAATCCCCAGGTGCGAGTGCTTGACTTGTGTTATGGATTGGGGTACAATACCGCATCAGCATTAGAGACGATTTGGTCAATTAATCCAGCTTGTTGGGTGGAGTGGGTCGGGTTGGAATTGGATGCCGCGATTCCCCAAGCCGCGATCGCCCAAGGGTTACTTCAAAGTTGGCGATCGCCCATTCCCAAACTTCTAGCTGCACTGGTTAGCGCAGAAGCAGAGGGCGAATCGACTATCCCGGGAGTCCATTGCTCGGTCCTAGAGTTGCAGGGTGAATCTAGGTGTGCCAGGACGGTGAGTACCCCCCAGTTCCAAGGGACTTTATGGCTGGGAGATGCCCGAAAAACCATTCAACAGGTGGTGAATCAAGGGTTTCAAGCCGATGCCATATTTTTAGACCCGTTTTCCCCTCCCCATTGTCCGCAACTGTGGACCGTTGAGTTTTTAGGGTGGGTGGCGCGCTGTTTGAGTCCGACGGGAAGATTGGCAACTTATTCTTGTTCGGCCTCGGTGAGAACGGCATTAATGGCGGCAGGCTTGAAAATTGGGGCCACTGCGCCGGTGGGCCGACGATCGCCCGGAACTGTGGCGAGTTTTTGCGATCGCGATTTACCCCCTCTTTCCCCCCAAGAACAGGAGCATCTACAGACTCGGGCGGCGATTCCCTATCGAGACCCCACCCTGTCGGATACCGCTGAGGAAATTCGCCAACGGCGTCAACAGGAGCAAGACTTATCCCCCTTAGAACCGACCTCTAATTGGAAAAAAAGATGGGCCAGCATTGCAGAAAAATAG
- a CDS encoding N-acetylglucosamine kinase, with protein MSDGVRDSEFNDNTDWVLGIDGGGTKTVCLVMDETGSIAGRGEAGPSNYQTIGLAAAGESISQAIALAVKELPGVAIAGIGVGLAGVGRPADVQVVQGLVAGLYPESPLPIRWKLGSDGVVVTHDCAIALVGGTGSASGVAIVAGTGSIAYGCNSQGESKRAGGWGYRFGDEGSGYQIAIAGLKAAARSQDGRGPKTVLTDAFLDYLNLNQLEDLIEVIYRRGWGVTEIAALSPLVDRAAAAGDAIAIQILEDAAAELVLMTQTVASALFTPEQAFEVVTIGGVWRSVCHLGDRLGESLRTQFPAVQVISPRHEPAYGAGLLALERLGKRVLSP; from the coding sequence ATGAGTGATGGGGTCAGGGATTCAGAGTTTAACGATAACACAGACTGGGTGTTGGGCATTGATGGGGGAGGGACCAAGACGGTTTGCTTGGTTATGGATGAAACTGGGTCGATCGCCGGACGGGGTGAGGCAGGGCCATCGAATTATCAAACCATTGGGTTGGCGGCAGCAGGGGAGTCCATCTCACAGGCGATCGCCTTGGCGGTGAAGGAACTCCCAGGGGTGGCGATCGCAGGAATTGGCGTGGGTTTGGCCGGGGTGGGACGTCCGGCGGATGTCCAGGTGGTGCAAGGTTTGGTGGCGGGGTTGTACCCGGAGAGTCCCCTGCCGATTCGCTGGAAACTCGGTTCTGATGGGGTGGTGGTGACTCATGACTGCGCGATCGCCTTGGTGGGAGGGACGGGATCCGCCTCTGGGGTGGCGATCGTTGCCGGTACGGGTTCGATCGCCTATGGTTGCAATTCCCAGGGAGAAAGCAAACGCGCAGGCGGTTGGGGATATCGATTTGGAGATGAAGGCAGCGGGTATCAAATTGCGATCGCGGGGTTAAAGGCAGCGGCGCGATCGCAGGATGGGCGAGGACCCAAAACCGTCCTCACGGATGCTTTCCTAGATTATCTCAACCTGAATCAGTTAGAAGACTTAATCGAAGTCATCTATCGCCGGGGATGGGGGGTGACGGAAATTGCTGCATTGTCTCCCTTGGTCGATCGCGCTGCTGCTGCTGGAGATGCGATCGCCATCCAGATTCTGGAGGATGCTGCTGCTGAGTTGGTCCTGATGACTCAAACCGTTGCCTCGGCCCTTTTTACCCCGGAACAGGCATTTGAGGTGGTCACCATTGGCGGAGTCTGGCGCAGTGTCTGCCATTTGGGCGATCGGTTGGGTGAGTCCCTTCGCACCCAATTTCCGGCAGTTCAAGTCATTTCCCCTCGCCATGAACCCGCCTATGGTGCCGGTTTATTGGCCCTGGAACGACTCGGGAAGAGGGTACTGTCCCCCTGA
- the glmU gene encoding bifunctional UDP-N-acetylglucosamine diphosphorylase/glucosamine-1-phosphate N-acetyltransferase GlmU, with protein sequence MVAVAILAAGRGTRMKSDLPKVLHPLGGRSLVERVLDSLSAIQPSRRLIIVGYRGELVQNELIQRFDTLEFVEQTEQLGTGHAVQQVIPYLKDFTGDLLVLNGDVPLLRPETIKRLLDTHKEQGNAATILTAQLPDPKGYGRVFCDSENLLKEIIEDRDCTADQKQNRRINAGVYCFRWPDLAKVLPQLKSENDQAEYYLTDAVNYLNPVRILDVEDYQEILGINDRKQLSTAYQILQTRVKDDWMAAGVTLIDPDSITIDDTVTLAPGAIIEPQTHLRGQTTIGSGSRIGPGTLIENSQIGDQATVLYSVITDSTVAAGTRVGPYAHLRGQAQVGEGCRIGNFVELKNTKLGNRSNVSHLSYLGDTTTGDRVNIGAGTITANYDGVNKHPTQIGSGTKTGSNSVLVAPVKLGENVTIAAGSTITDDVEDDSLAIARARQVVKKGWKLKAKE encoded by the coding sequence ATGGTAGCAGTAGCGATTTTAGCCGCTGGACGCGGGACACGCATGAAATCAGACCTTCCCAAGGTCTTACATCCTTTGGGGGGGCGATCGCTGGTTGAACGGGTACTCGATAGTCTCTCGGCAATTCAACCTTCCCGACGTTTAATTATCGTCGGCTATCGAGGGGAACTCGTCCAAAACGAACTGATTCAACGATTTGACACTTTAGAATTTGTCGAACAAACAGAGCAATTAGGAACGGGTCACGCCGTCCAACAGGTAATTCCCTATTTAAAAGACTTTACCGGGGATTTGTTGGTTTTAAATGGCGATGTCCCCCTCTTACGACCAGAAACCATTAAGCGGCTACTGGATACCCACAAAGAACAAGGGAATGCCGCCACCATTCTCACCGCGCAACTACCCGACCCCAAAGGGTATGGCCGGGTCTTTTGTGACAGCGAAAACCTGCTCAAGGAAATTATTGAGGACCGGGATTGTACCGCCGATCAAAAGCAGAATCGGCGCATTAATGCCGGTGTTTACTGTTTCCGTTGGCCGGACTTAGCCAAGGTTTTACCCCAATTAAAATCGGAGAACGATCAGGCAGAATATTATCTGACTGATGCGGTTAATTACTTAAATCCTGTGCGGATTTTAGATGTGGAGGATTACCAGGAAATTCTCGGCATCAACGATCGCAAGCAATTGTCAACGGCCTATCAAATTTTGCAAACTCGGGTCAAAGATGACTGGATGGCCGCTGGGGTCACTCTCATCGACCCGGATAGCATTACCATCGATGATACGGTGACCCTCGCCCCGGGTGCCATCATCGAACCCCAAACCCACCTGCGCGGACAAACCACCATCGGTTCCGGTTCTCGCATCGGTCCCGGGACACTGATTGAAAATAGTCAGATAGGGGATCAGGCAACGGTTTTATACTCGGTGATCACAGACAGTACCGTAGCTGCCGGAACCCGTGTCGGACCTTACGCTCACTTACGCGGTCAGGCCCAGGTGGGAGAAGGCTGCCGGATTGGTAACTTTGTAGAATTGAAAAATACAAAGTTAGGAAATCGCAGCAATGTATCTCACTTATCCTATTTAGGCGATACCACCACTGGCGATCGGGTGAACATCGGTGCCGGAACCATTACCGCCAATTACGACGGCGTAAACAAACATCCCACCCAAATCGGCAGTGGGACGAAAACGGGTTCTAATAGCGTCTTAGTTGCGCCAGTCAAACTCGGCGAAAACGTCACCATTGCCGCCGGTTCGACGATTACCGACGATGTGGAAGATGACAGTTTGGCGATCGCCCGCGCCAGACAAGTGGTCAAAAAAGGCTGGAAACTGAAGGCGAAAGAGTAG